One region of Maylandia zebra isolate NMK-2024a linkage group LG10, Mzebra_GT3a, whole genome shotgun sequence genomic DNA includes:
- the kdm6bb gene encoding lysine (K)-specific demethylase 6B, b isoform X2 — MYHPAELYSGRNTWDSYSAGGPNKGQWAPVNARPWSHTQRLQEGRKQPYHSLSSRIYSRGDRTINHVPDKGIPKGHSQLLRIWDGKEVQFEVQNWHHNSIHSFHIRDGTNNGYLPGPEERYANWQNNNGAPRLHRNNRELQGTTPERWAHSDPRRSFPDRMVNNRTGPWKRPALHQRREQAHHHSPTPEHPLTPRDECPAKRRRDFGPDQACHTGSRQLPLLVRAPSPPHQQRSNQDDWKPPSDRAGPCHHSEHRTSTKQQQETSKLRAGKHGFSDPVPSNQSCGRRPPHYGSRGKVERKISSSPADHTRVPYSHQHHHYNHQRHTGQPRAPQHNAPLHPLEDKDSWNHYHKQSTENQRIHQRTNSRDPSLLKSGVNSPQYSSVLCGPNNGGFTFSSTGAPSSPSTDKMLNGRKDSPVIQPRCPSLSGQLKLQESPSVIPRPSRGSSTSPTPHAGSKSRLSDLKYRKTSQLLCSLQSPHDRARVDKPERELEDKKSESKQKYKLLKKEKKGDVPKMGRKGEDRKRRKKKEEKRLAEKKKKRDKASKKERKLALKMKVTEQEMFSSISVSTCLSEAKISKMQTLNRENQAQSPPKHKHRDRSEKGEKTTHRSSTNTLHPRPTSQQPSSKSENHKMLKKSSSAPETPLPKKASHHQASKRSTIVSTQLEGEPRAKPDDILPSLLFKALAPLSTVCSAGLEQQGGQGGVLNAPDLQPVAVMGNLRETGDNLANTPPVLSWQGSPVSDLGDEEEELEKGVLSRPVLQLSPTQCLSPPPVESESIDHMSAEDYSHSSMSEFSDLPCTIEQVLEEEKEAMMDSSRKLSGSPLHEFHNDDAGLDDVFESLATLLASQRVACRGGPFGGPPASDANGVKYSSSLELGPDIHCPESQDFFPTSNPTESSEPSNQSPVHITSDTLEEFRSQTDVSKPATSSMVQEKEEGNESYVQDVMKQDNKDAANPMERTKTLLDGALSAELTLTTTHTVMKMVKQAPSTKEESGNGTKTERAGKEKKRKQKVKDGKREGAIKIKIKREENKVISCKIKTSRVPDVKDSNALSSVPVISYSARLVKDSMKGQTPQENQTPNGKDIKRQKVDTGNSNATTDEKKGFVNETACVVGNTDVTTSNSTSAVSTSPTKLDRPAPASKVDPLKLKALSMGLSKELKILLVKVESGGRQTFNISEVQEPRIPIPLSKINITNTAADVIRACRGASLKGKFKESYLPPAFSVKPNIAVETPIPRDKLNPPTPSIYLESKRDAFSPVLLQFCTDPKNAVTVIRGLAGSLRLNLGLFSTKSLVEANSDHAVEVRTQVQQPADENWDASGASQTWPCESSRSHTTIAKYAQYQASTFQESLQEEKESENEEDEEQTPNQSAATKAALTLSNSKGNHTSKASSASILSKAQPPHANSSLSSEQKPVGKIIKFGTNIDLSDPKRWKPQLQELLKLPAFMRVESSNNMLSHVGHTILGMNTVQLYMKVPGSRTPGHQENNNFCSVNINIGPGDCEWFAVHEHYWELINNLCEKHGVDYLTGSWWPVLEDLYSSNIPVYRFIQRPGDLVWINAGTVHWVQAVGWCNNIAWNVGPLNSYQYQLALERFEWNEVKKVKSIVPMIHVSWNVARTIKITDQDTFKMIKHCLLQSIKHIQILRDQLVAAGKKICYQSRVKDEPAYYCNECDVEVFNLLFVTSENSSKTTYVVHCEDCARAKSPSLTGVVVLEQYRTEELMKIYDGFVLTPTPFSK; from the exons GCTCCAAGAGGGGCGCAAACAGCCATATCATTCTCTGTCAAGTCGTATTTATAGCAG ggGTGACAGAACAATCAACCATGTCCCGGACAAAGGTATCCCAAAGGGGCATAGCCAGCTGCTGCGAATTTGGGATGGTAAAGAGGTGCAGTTTGAGGTCCAGAACTGGCATCACAACTCCATCCATTCGTTCCACATCCGAGATGGCACCAACAATGGTTATCTGCCAGGACCAGAGGAACGCTACGCAAACTGGCAAAACAAT AACGGGGCTCCTCGCCTGCATCGCAACAACAGGGAGCTTCAGGGAACCACGCCAGAGAGATGGGCCCACTCGGACCCCCGCAGGAGTTTCCCAGACAGGATGGTGAACAACAGAACAGGACCATGGAAACGGCCAGCCCTCCACCAGCGACGGGAGCAAGCGCATCATCACAGTCCAACCCCGGAGCACCCATTAACCCCCCGGGATGAGTGTCCAGCTAAGAGGAGAAGAGACTTTGGACCTGATCAG GCTTGTCATACTGGATCCAGGCAATTACCTTTACTTGTTCGTGCCCCATCACCACCTCACCAACAGCGCTCCAACCAGGACGACTGGAAGCCTCCAAGTGACAGGGCGGGTCCATGCCACCACTCTGAACACAGGACCTCAACAAAACAGCAACAG GAAACCTCTAAACTGCGAGCTGGGAAACACGGCTTCAGTGACCCAGTGCCATCCAACCAGAGCTGCGGCAGGAGGCCACCGCATTATGGAAGCAGAGGGAAGGTCGAGCGGAAAATCTCATCTTCACCAGCAGACCACACCCGTGTGCCTTACAGCCACCAACACCATCACTATAACCATCAACGGCACACAGGCCAGCCTAGAGCACCTCAGCACAACGCCCCACTACACCCTCTGGAGGATAAGGACTCTTGGAACCATTATCACAAACAAAGCACA GAGAATCAGCGCATTCATCAACGGACAAATTCAAGGGACCCCTCCCTCTTGAAATCTGGTGTAAACTCTCCTCAGTACTCATCTGTACTCTGTGGTCCGAACAATGGAGGTTTTACTTTCAGCAGTACAGGTGCTCCTTCCAGTCCTTCTACAGACAAAATGCTCAATGGCAGAAAAGATTCACCAGTCATTCAGCCGCGTTGTCCCAGCCTCAGTGGGCAGCTAAAGCTCCAAGAAAGTCCCAGTGTCATCCCGAGACCCAGTCGGGGATCAAGTACATCTCCGACACCCCATGCTGGTTCAAAATCTAGGCTTTCAGACCTCAAGTACAGGAAGACCTCACAGCTCctctgctcactgcagtctccCCACGATAGAGCAAGAGTGGACAAGCCTGAGAGGGAGTTAGAAGATAAAAAGTCTGAATCCAAACAAAAGTATAAGCTGctgaaaaaggagaagaagggTGACGTTCCAAAGATGGGCAGAAAGGGTGAGGACAGAAAAAGGCggaagaaaaaagaggagaaaaggtTGGccgagaagaaaaagaaacgcGATAAAGCATCTAAGAAGGAACGGAAATTAGCCCTCAAAATGAAAGTTACAGAacaggaaatgttttcttcCATCTCTGTTTCCACCTGTCTAAGTGAGGCAAAGATAAGTAAAATGCAGACTTTGAACAGAGAGAATCAGGCCCAGTCACCACCCAAACACAAGCACAGGGACAGGagtgaaaaaggagaaaagactACGCATAGGTCATCCACAAACACCCTTCATCCCAGGCCCActtcacagcagccatcctCAAAGTCTGAAAATCACAAAATGCTCAAAAAGAGCAGCAGTGCCCCAGAAACCCCTCTTCCTAAGAAAGCCAGCCACCACCAGGCCAGCAAGCGTTCCACCATCGTCTCAACCCAACTGGAAGGTGAGCCAAGAGCAAAGCCAGATGACATACTCCCTTCCCTCTTATTTAAAGCCTTAGCGCCTCTCAGTACAGTGTGCTCGGCTGGCTTAGAGCAGCAAGGTGGGCAGGGAGGAGTTCTCAATGCTCCAGACCTTCAGCCTGTGGCTGTGATGGGAAATTTAAGGGAAACGGGAGACAACCTTGCCAACACACCTCCTGTGCTTAGCTGGCAGGGATCTCCAGTATCAGATCTtggagatgaggaggaggagctagAGAAAGGTGTACTAAGCAGACCTGTCCTCCAGCTCAGCCCCACTCAATGTCTTTCACCCCCTCCTGTAGAGAGTGAAAGCATTGATCATATGAGTGCAGAAGATTATTCCCACAGCAGCATGTCTGAATTCTCTGATCTACCTTGTACAATTGAACAAGTTctggaggaagaaaaagaagcgaTGATGGACAGCAGCAGGAAGCTGTCTGGCTCTCCCCTTCATGAGTTTCACAATGATGACGCAGGTCTTGATGATGTCTTTGAGAGCCTGGCCACCTTACTTGCCAGCCAGAGGGTCGCATGCCGAGGTGGTCCATTCGGCGGTCCTCCTGCTAGTGATGCCAATGGAGTGAAGTACTCTTCCTCTCTTGAACTGGGCCCAGATATCCACTGCCCCGAGAGCCAGGACTTCTTCCCTACATCAAATCCCACAGAATCCTCCGAACCCAGTAATCAATCACCAGTTCACATTACCTCAGACACACTTGAAGAATTCCGCAGTCAGACAGATGTGAGTAAGCCAGCCACCAGCTCAATGGTGCAGGAAAAAGAGGAGGGAAATGAGAGTTATGTACAAGATGTGATGAAACAAGACAACAAGGATGCAGCAAACCCGATGGAGAGGACGAAGACTCTTTTGGATGGGGCACTGAGTGCGGAGCTGACTCTGACCACAACACATACAGTAATGAAGATGGTAAAGCAAGCTCCCTCTACCAAGGAAGAAAGTGGAAACGGCACAAAGACAGAACGTGCaggcaaagagaaaaagagaaaacagaaggTAAAGGATGGGAAAAGAGAGGGAGCGATCAAGATTAAGAtaaagagagaagaaaataaGGTCATCAGCTGTAAAATTAAAACAAGTAGAGTACCCGATGTAAAAGACAGCAATGCTTTATCTTCAGTGCCAGTTATTTCATACTCAGCCAGACTGGTCAAAGACAGCATGAAGGGCCAGACTCCTCAGGAAAATCAAACCCCAAATGGTAAAGAtatcaaaagacaaaaagtggACACTGGGAATTCAAATGCAACAACAGATGAGAAGAAAGGGTTCGTTAATGAGACTGCCTGTGTAGTCGGAAATACAGACGTTACCACCTCAAATTCAACATCAGCTGTATCAACAAGTCCAACCAAATTAGACCGTCCTGCACCAGCAAGTAAAGTGGACCCACTGAAACTGAAAGCGCTGTCCATGGGCTTGTCTAAGGAGCTGAAGATCCTCTTGGTTAAAGTGGAGAGCGGCGGAAGGCAGACATTCAATATATCAGAAGTGCAGGAGCCCAGAATCCCAATCCCACTTTCCAAGATCAACATCACAAACACAGCCGCTGATGTGATCAGAGCATGCAG GGGGGCAAGTCTGAAAGGGAAATTCAAGGAGTCGTACTTGCCTCCCGCATTCTCGGTTAAACCCAACATTGCAGTGGAGACCCCCATTCCTCGTGATAAGCTGAATCCTCCTACACCAAGCATCTAT TTGGAGAGCAAGAGGGATGCCTTTTCTCCGGTTCTGCTTCAGTTCTGCACTGATCCCAAAAACGCTGTTACGGTCATCAGAGGCCTCGCTGGCTCCCTCCGCCTTA ATCTTGGTCTGTTCTCAACCAAATCTCTGGTGGAGGCCAATTCGGACCATGCAGTGGAAGTGAGGACTCAGGTTCAGCAGCCTGCTGATGAGAACTGGGATGCAAGTGGCGCGAGTCAGACATGGCCCTGCGAGAGCAGCCGCTCACACACCACCATTGCCAAATACGCCCAGTACCAGGCCTCCACCTTTCAGGAGAGCCTGCAG gaggagaaggagagtgagaatgaggaagatgaggaaCAGACTCCAAACCAATCGGCAGCCACAAAAGCCGCTCTGACACTATCCAACAGTAAAGGCAATCATACCTCAAAAGCCAGTTCTGCATCCATCTTGAGCAAAGCTCAGCCTCCTCATGCCAACAGCTCTCTGAG CTCAGAGCAAAAACCTGTTGGAAAGATCATTAAATTCGGGACCAACATAGATCTGTCTGATCCTAAAAG gtgGAAGCCCCAGCTGCAGGAGCTGCTGAAGCTGCCAGCTTTCATGCGAGTGGAATCCAGTAACAACATGCTGAGTCACGTCGGTCACACCATCCTGGGCATGAACACTGTCCAGCTTTACATGAAGGTGCCGGGCAGCCGTACACCAG GTCATCAAGAGAACAACAACTTCTGCTCAGTTAACATCAACATCGGGCCTGGTGACTGCGAGTGGTTTGCAGTCCATGAGCACTACTGGGAACTTATTAAtaatttatgtgaaaa GCATGGAGTAGACTACCTTACAGGCTCCTGGTGGCCAGTTCTAGAGGATCTCTACAGTTCCAACATCCCTGTGTACCGCTTCATCCAGAGGCCAGGCGACCTGGTGTGGATTAATGCAGGGACTGTGCACTGGGTCCAAGCTGTGGGCTGGTGCAACAACATTGCCTGGAATGTGGGACCACTCAACT CATACCAATATCAACTCGCCCTGGAGCGCTTTGAGTGGAACGAGGTGAAGAAGGTTAAGTCAATCGTTCCCATGATCCACGTTTCCTGGAATGTGGCTCGCACAATTAAAATCACAGATCAGGATACCTTCAAGATGATCAA ACACTGCCTGTTGCAGTCCATCAAGCACATCCAGATTCTGAGAGACCAGCTGGTGGCTGCAGGGAAGAAAATCTGTTACCAGAGCCGCGTGAAAGACGAGCCAGCCTACTACTGCAACGAGTGTGAT GTGGAGGTGTTTAACTTGCTGTTTGTGACCAGTGAGAACAGTAGTAAGACGACCTACGTGGTGCACTGTGAGGACTGTGCCAGAGCTAAGAGCCCGTCGCTGACAGGAGTAGTGGTGCTGGAACAGTATCGGACAGAGGAGCTGATGAAAATCTATGACGGTTTTGTGCTG ACTCCAACTCCCTTCTCAAAGTGA
- the kdm6bb gene encoding lysine (K)-specific demethylase 6B, b isoform X1 produces MYHPAELYSGRNTWDSYSAGGPNKGQWAPVNARPWSHTQRLQEGRKQPYHSLSSRIYSRGDRTINHVPDKGIPKGHSQLLRIWDGKEVQFEVQNWHHNSIHSFHIRDGTNNGYLPGPEERYANWQNNNGAPRLHRNNRELQGTTPERWAHSDPRRSFPDRMVNNRTGPWKRPALHQRREQAHHHSPTPEHPLTPRDECPAKRRRDFGPDQACHTGSRQLPLLVRAPSPPHQQRSNQDDWKPPSDRAGPCHHSEHRTSTKQQQVSMYNMYYSSDLAQPLIPKSGFSLLQETSKLRAGKHGFSDPVPSNQSCGRRPPHYGSRGKVERKISSSPADHTRVPYSHQHHHYNHQRHTGQPRAPQHNAPLHPLEDKDSWNHYHKQSTENQRIHQRTNSRDPSLLKSGVNSPQYSSVLCGPNNGGFTFSSTGAPSSPSTDKMLNGRKDSPVIQPRCPSLSGQLKLQESPSVIPRPSRGSSTSPTPHAGSKSRLSDLKYRKTSQLLCSLQSPHDRARVDKPERELEDKKSESKQKYKLLKKEKKGDVPKMGRKGEDRKRRKKKEEKRLAEKKKKRDKASKKERKLALKMKVTEQEMFSSISVSTCLSEAKISKMQTLNRENQAQSPPKHKHRDRSEKGEKTTHRSSTNTLHPRPTSQQPSSKSENHKMLKKSSSAPETPLPKKASHHQASKRSTIVSTQLEGEPRAKPDDILPSLLFKALAPLSTVCSAGLEQQGGQGGVLNAPDLQPVAVMGNLRETGDNLANTPPVLSWQGSPVSDLGDEEEELEKGVLSRPVLQLSPTQCLSPPPVESESIDHMSAEDYSHSSMSEFSDLPCTIEQVLEEEKEAMMDSSRKLSGSPLHEFHNDDAGLDDVFESLATLLASQRVACRGGPFGGPPASDANGVKYSSSLELGPDIHCPESQDFFPTSNPTESSEPSNQSPVHITSDTLEEFRSQTDVSKPATSSMVQEKEEGNESYVQDVMKQDNKDAANPMERTKTLLDGALSAELTLTTTHTVMKMVKQAPSTKEESGNGTKTERAGKEKKRKQKVKDGKREGAIKIKIKREENKVISCKIKTSRVPDVKDSNALSSVPVISYSARLVKDSMKGQTPQENQTPNGKDIKRQKVDTGNSNATTDEKKGFVNETACVVGNTDVTTSNSTSAVSTSPTKLDRPAPASKVDPLKLKALSMGLSKELKILLVKVESGGRQTFNISEVQEPRIPIPLSKINITNTAADVIRACRGASLKGKFKESYLPPAFSVKPNIAVETPIPRDKLNPPTPSIYLESKRDAFSPVLLQFCTDPKNAVTVIRGLAGSLRLNLGLFSTKSLVEANSDHAVEVRTQVQQPADENWDASGASQTWPCESSRSHTTIAKYAQYQASTFQESLQEEKESENEEDEEQTPNQSAATKAALTLSNSKGNHTSKASSASILSKAQPPHANSSLSSEQKPVGKIIKFGTNIDLSDPKRWKPQLQELLKLPAFMRVESSNNMLSHVGHTILGMNTVQLYMKVPGSRTPGHQENNNFCSVNINIGPGDCEWFAVHEHYWELINNLCEKHGVDYLTGSWWPVLEDLYSSNIPVYRFIQRPGDLVWINAGTVHWVQAVGWCNNIAWNVGPLNSYQYQLALERFEWNEVKKVKSIVPMIHVSWNVARTIKITDQDTFKMIKHCLLQSIKHIQILRDQLVAAGKKICYQSRVKDEPAYYCNECDVEVFNLLFVTSENSSKTTYVVHCEDCARAKSPSLTGVVVLEQYRTEELMKIYDGFVLTPTPFSK; encoded by the exons GCTCCAAGAGGGGCGCAAACAGCCATATCATTCTCTGTCAAGTCGTATTTATAGCAG ggGTGACAGAACAATCAACCATGTCCCGGACAAAGGTATCCCAAAGGGGCATAGCCAGCTGCTGCGAATTTGGGATGGTAAAGAGGTGCAGTTTGAGGTCCAGAACTGGCATCACAACTCCATCCATTCGTTCCACATCCGAGATGGCACCAACAATGGTTATCTGCCAGGACCAGAGGAACGCTACGCAAACTGGCAAAACAAT AACGGGGCTCCTCGCCTGCATCGCAACAACAGGGAGCTTCAGGGAACCACGCCAGAGAGATGGGCCCACTCGGACCCCCGCAGGAGTTTCCCAGACAGGATGGTGAACAACAGAACAGGACCATGGAAACGGCCAGCCCTCCACCAGCGACGGGAGCAAGCGCATCATCACAGTCCAACCCCGGAGCACCCATTAACCCCCCGGGATGAGTGTCCAGCTAAGAGGAGAAGAGACTTTGGACCTGATCAG GCTTGTCATACTGGATCCAGGCAATTACCTTTACTTGTTCGTGCCCCATCACCACCTCACCAACAGCGCTCCAACCAGGACGACTGGAAGCCTCCAAGTGACAGGGCGGGTCCATGCCACCACTCTGAACACAGGACCTCAACAAAACAGCAACAGGTGAGCATGTACAACATGTATTATTCCTCAGATTTGGCACAACCATTGATTCCCAAATCTGGTTTTTCACTTTTGCAGGAAACCTCTAAACTGCGAGCTGGGAAACACGGCTTCAGTGACCCAGTGCCATCCAACCAGAGCTGCGGCAGGAGGCCACCGCATTATGGAAGCAGAGGGAAGGTCGAGCGGAAAATCTCATCTTCACCAGCAGACCACACCCGTGTGCCTTACAGCCACCAACACCATCACTATAACCATCAACGGCACACAGGCCAGCCTAGAGCACCTCAGCACAACGCCCCACTACACCCTCTGGAGGATAAGGACTCTTGGAACCATTATCACAAACAAAGCACA GAGAATCAGCGCATTCATCAACGGACAAATTCAAGGGACCCCTCCCTCTTGAAATCTGGTGTAAACTCTCCTCAGTACTCATCTGTACTCTGTGGTCCGAACAATGGAGGTTTTACTTTCAGCAGTACAGGTGCTCCTTCCAGTCCTTCTACAGACAAAATGCTCAATGGCAGAAAAGATTCACCAGTCATTCAGCCGCGTTGTCCCAGCCTCAGTGGGCAGCTAAAGCTCCAAGAAAGTCCCAGTGTCATCCCGAGACCCAGTCGGGGATCAAGTACATCTCCGACACCCCATGCTGGTTCAAAATCTAGGCTTTCAGACCTCAAGTACAGGAAGACCTCACAGCTCctctgctcactgcagtctccCCACGATAGAGCAAGAGTGGACAAGCCTGAGAGGGAGTTAGAAGATAAAAAGTCTGAATCCAAACAAAAGTATAAGCTGctgaaaaaggagaagaagggTGACGTTCCAAAGATGGGCAGAAAGGGTGAGGACAGAAAAAGGCggaagaaaaaagaggagaaaaggtTGGccgagaagaaaaagaaacgcGATAAAGCATCTAAGAAGGAACGGAAATTAGCCCTCAAAATGAAAGTTACAGAacaggaaatgttttcttcCATCTCTGTTTCCACCTGTCTAAGTGAGGCAAAGATAAGTAAAATGCAGACTTTGAACAGAGAGAATCAGGCCCAGTCACCACCCAAACACAAGCACAGGGACAGGagtgaaaaaggagaaaagactACGCATAGGTCATCCACAAACACCCTTCATCCCAGGCCCActtcacagcagccatcctCAAAGTCTGAAAATCACAAAATGCTCAAAAAGAGCAGCAGTGCCCCAGAAACCCCTCTTCCTAAGAAAGCCAGCCACCACCAGGCCAGCAAGCGTTCCACCATCGTCTCAACCCAACTGGAAGGTGAGCCAAGAGCAAAGCCAGATGACATACTCCCTTCCCTCTTATTTAAAGCCTTAGCGCCTCTCAGTACAGTGTGCTCGGCTGGCTTAGAGCAGCAAGGTGGGCAGGGAGGAGTTCTCAATGCTCCAGACCTTCAGCCTGTGGCTGTGATGGGAAATTTAAGGGAAACGGGAGACAACCTTGCCAACACACCTCCTGTGCTTAGCTGGCAGGGATCTCCAGTATCAGATCTtggagatgaggaggaggagctagAGAAAGGTGTACTAAGCAGACCTGTCCTCCAGCTCAGCCCCACTCAATGTCTTTCACCCCCTCCTGTAGAGAGTGAAAGCATTGATCATATGAGTGCAGAAGATTATTCCCACAGCAGCATGTCTGAATTCTCTGATCTACCTTGTACAATTGAACAAGTTctggaggaagaaaaagaagcgaTGATGGACAGCAGCAGGAAGCTGTCTGGCTCTCCCCTTCATGAGTTTCACAATGATGACGCAGGTCTTGATGATGTCTTTGAGAGCCTGGCCACCTTACTTGCCAGCCAGAGGGTCGCATGCCGAGGTGGTCCATTCGGCGGTCCTCCTGCTAGTGATGCCAATGGAGTGAAGTACTCTTCCTCTCTTGAACTGGGCCCAGATATCCACTGCCCCGAGAGCCAGGACTTCTTCCCTACATCAAATCCCACAGAATCCTCCGAACCCAGTAATCAATCACCAGTTCACATTACCTCAGACACACTTGAAGAATTCCGCAGTCAGACAGATGTGAGTAAGCCAGCCACCAGCTCAATGGTGCAGGAAAAAGAGGAGGGAAATGAGAGTTATGTACAAGATGTGATGAAACAAGACAACAAGGATGCAGCAAACCCGATGGAGAGGACGAAGACTCTTTTGGATGGGGCACTGAGTGCGGAGCTGACTCTGACCACAACACATACAGTAATGAAGATGGTAAAGCAAGCTCCCTCTACCAAGGAAGAAAGTGGAAACGGCACAAAGACAGAACGTGCaggcaaagagaaaaagagaaaacagaaggTAAAGGATGGGAAAAGAGAGGGAGCGATCAAGATTAAGAtaaagagagaagaaaataaGGTCATCAGCTGTAAAATTAAAACAAGTAGAGTACCCGATGTAAAAGACAGCAATGCTTTATCTTCAGTGCCAGTTATTTCATACTCAGCCAGACTGGTCAAAGACAGCATGAAGGGCCAGACTCCTCAGGAAAATCAAACCCCAAATGGTAAAGAtatcaaaagacaaaaagtggACACTGGGAATTCAAATGCAACAACAGATGAGAAGAAAGGGTTCGTTAATGAGACTGCCTGTGTAGTCGGAAATACAGACGTTACCACCTCAAATTCAACATCAGCTGTATCAACAAGTCCAACCAAATTAGACCGTCCTGCACCAGCAAGTAAAGTGGACCCACTGAAACTGAAAGCGCTGTCCATGGGCTTGTCTAAGGAGCTGAAGATCCTCTTGGTTAAAGTGGAGAGCGGCGGAAGGCAGACATTCAATATATCAGAAGTGCAGGAGCCCAGAATCCCAATCCCACTTTCCAAGATCAACATCACAAACACAGCCGCTGATGTGATCAGAGCATGCAG GGGGGCAAGTCTGAAAGGGAAATTCAAGGAGTCGTACTTGCCTCCCGCATTCTCGGTTAAACCCAACATTGCAGTGGAGACCCCCATTCCTCGTGATAAGCTGAATCCTCCTACACCAAGCATCTAT TTGGAGAGCAAGAGGGATGCCTTTTCTCCGGTTCTGCTTCAGTTCTGCACTGATCCCAAAAACGCTGTTACGGTCATCAGAGGCCTCGCTGGCTCCCTCCGCCTTA ATCTTGGTCTGTTCTCAACCAAATCTCTGGTGGAGGCCAATTCGGACCATGCAGTGGAAGTGAGGACTCAGGTTCAGCAGCCTGCTGATGAGAACTGGGATGCAAGTGGCGCGAGTCAGACATGGCCCTGCGAGAGCAGCCGCTCACACACCACCATTGCCAAATACGCCCAGTACCAGGCCTCCACCTTTCAGGAGAGCCTGCAG gaggagaaggagagtgagaatgaggaagatgaggaaCAGACTCCAAACCAATCGGCAGCCACAAAAGCCGCTCTGACACTATCCAACAGTAAAGGCAATCATACCTCAAAAGCCAGTTCTGCATCCATCTTGAGCAAAGCTCAGCCTCCTCATGCCAACAGCTCTCTGAG CTCAGAGCAAAAACCTGTTGGAAAGATCATTAAATTCGGGACCAACATAGATCTGTCTGATCCTAAAAG gtgGAAGCCCCAGCTGCAGGAGCTGCTGAAGCTGCCAGCTTTCATGCGAGTGGAATCCAGTAACAACATGCTGAGTCACGTCGGTCACACCATCCTGGGCATGAACACTGTCCAGCTTTACATGAAGGTGCCGGGCAGCCGTACACCAG GTCATCAAGAGAACAACAACTTCTGCTCAGTTAACATCAACATCGGGCCTGGTGACTGCGAGTGGTTTGCAGTCCATGAGCACTACTGGGAACTTATTAAtaatttatgtgaaaa GCATGGAGTAGACTACCTTACAGGCTCCTGGTGGCCAGTTCTAGAGGATCTCTACAGTTCCAACATCCCTGTGTACCGCTTCATCCAGAGGCCAGGCGACCTGGTGTGGATTAATGCAGGGACTGTGCACTGGGTCCAAGCTGTGGGCTGGTGCAACAACATTGCCTGGAATGTGGGACCACTCAACT CATACCAATATCAACTCGCCCTGGAGCGCTTTGAGTGGAACGAGGTGAAGAAGGTTAAGTCAATCGTTCCCATGATCCACGTTTCCTGGAATGTGGCTCGCACAATTAAAATCACAGATCAGGATACCTTCAAGATGATCAA ACACTGCCTGTTGCAGTCCATCAAGCACATCCAGATTCTGAGAGACCAGCTGGTGGCTGCAGGGAAGAAAATCTGTTACCAGAGCCGCGTGAAAGACGAGCCAGCCTACTACTGCAACGAGTGTGAT GTGGAGGTGTTTAACTTGCTGTTTGTGACCAGTGAGAACAGTAGTAAGACGACCTACGTGGTGCACTGTGAGGACTGTGCCAGAGCTAAGAGCCCGTCGCTGACAGGAGTAGTGGTGCTGGAACAGTATCGGACAGAGGAGCTGATGAAAATCTATGACGGTTTTGTGCTG ACTCCAACTCCCTTCTCAAAGTGA